One genomic region from bacterium CG_4_10_14_0_2_um_filter_33_32 encodes:
- the holA gene encoding DNA polymerase III subunit delta, whose translation MILLISGEENFLSSKKLFQIKEKFSSKDIENSNLDEFDEKSFSMQDFIKSISSPPFLSDKRLIILKNILNTKLKKEDEKIFIEQVKKIPDFILLVIYEENKVQGKIFAEIEKISEKNWNYSKLSIPQLEKWADEEFKKNNSEIDKKALSRLVSFVGNDLWQLNQEINKLSTYKNKNNDSIQDEDIDRLVSTNINTNIFQLVDGIGEKNIEKTLTFLNNLITKGEEIIYLLRMMVYQLRNLIIIKELVSRNLNKTEIAKITKKHPFVIEKTIKQSRNFSADELEKMYSEIFETELKIKNGKLEPKIALNILATKLCIKK comes from the coding sequence ATGATCCTACTAATCTCAGGGGAAGAAAATTTCTTATCTTCAAAAAAATTATTTCAAATAAAAGAAAAATTTTCCTCTAAAGATATAGAAAATTCTAATTTAGATGAGTTTGACGAAAAATCATTTTCAATGCAAGATTTTATTAAATCAATATCCTCTCCGCCTTTCCTTTCTGATAAAAGATTGATTATATTAAAAAACATTTTAAATACTAAGCTTAAAAAAGAGGATGAGAAAATTTTTATTGAACAAGTAAAAAAAATACCGGATTTCATACTCCTTGTTATTTACGAAGAAAATAAAGTTCAAGGAAAAATATTTGCAGAAATAGAAAAAATATCAGAAAAAAATTGGAACTATAGTAAGCTATCGATACCTCAATTAGAAAAATGGGCTGACGAAGAATTCAAAAAAAATAATAGCGAGATAGATAAAAAGGCCTTATCAAGATTAGTTTCATTTGTAGGAAATGATCTATGGCAATTAAATCAAGAGATTAACAAGCTATCAACTTATAAAAATAAAAATAACGACTCGATACAAGATGAAGACATCGATAGATTGGTTTCTACTAATATAAACACAAATATTTTTCAATTGGTTGACGGTATTGGAGAAAAGAACATTGAAAAAACACTTACATTTTTGAATAATTTAATTACTAAGGGCGAAGAAATTATTTATTTATTAAGAATGATGGTCTACCAATTAAGAAATTTGATTATTATTAAAGAATTGGTATCGCGTAATCTAAATAAAACAGAAATAGCAAAAATAACAAAGAAGCATCCTTTTGTTATAGAAAAAACCATTAAACAATCCAGAAATTTTTCCGCCGATGAGTTAGAAAAAATGTATTCTGAAATATTTGAAACAGAACTTAAAATAAAAAATGGGAAATTAGAACCTAAAATAGCATTAAATATTTTAGCTACAAAATTATGTATCAAAAAATAA
- the uppP gene encoding undecaprenyl-diphosphatase UppP, protein MNEVLISLVLGFIQAITEFLPISSSGHLILAKAFFNFDSSFFNLSFDIILHLGSLVALIIFFRKDLLKISGSFLVKSGDRRLGYSILLAIIPAIILGLLLDGSIEDKLRQVPVVLVMLFIVGILFIVAENISKKKKDISGISLKDAFIIGIAQSLALVPGVSRSGITITSGLFLGFKRDEAARFSFLLSIPTILLAFIKDIYELWKVNISSIFSMPYFVGFLISAVTSFLVIKFLINYLKNNTLKPFAYYRFTLVILFLVISYVF, encoded by the coding sequence ATGAATGAAGTGTTGATATCTTTAGTGTTAGGATTTATTCAGGCTATCACCGAATTTTTACCAATTAGTTCCTCAGGCCATTTAATTTTAGCAAAGGCATTTTTTAATTTTGATTCTAGTTTTTTTAATTTATCCTTTGATATCATTCTTCATCTTGGCAGTCTTGTTGCATTGATTATTTTTTTTAGGAAAGATCTATTAAAAATTTCTGGTTCATTTTTAGTTAAAAGTGGAGATCGGAGATTGGGTTATTCTATTCTCTTGGCTATAATTCCGGCAATTATTCTAGGATTATTACTTGATGGTTCGATTGAGGATAAATTACGCCAGGTACCTGTTGTATTGGTTATGCTTTTTATTGTTGGTATATTATTTATTGTTGCAGAAAATATCTCGAAAAAGAAAAAGGATATAAGTGGTATCAGTCTAAAAGATGCCTTTATAATAGGCATTGCACAATCATTGGCTCTTGTTCCTGGTGTATCAAGATCAGGAATAACAATAACCAGCGGTTTGTTTCTTGGTTTTAAAAGAGACGAAGCGGCAAGATTTTCTTTTTTGCTTTCAATCCCTACGATCCTTCTGGCGTTTATTAAAGATATCTACGAACTATGGAAAGTAAACATATCATCTATTTTTTCAATGCCTTATTTCGTAGGATTTCTAATTTCCGCAGTGACTAGTTTTTTAGTAATAAAATTTTTGATAAATTATCTTAAGAACAATACATTAAAGCCCTTTGCGTATTATAGATTTACATTAGTGATATTATTTTTGGTAATAAGTTATGTTTTTTAA
- a CDS encoding NAD(P)/FAD-dependent oxidoreductase — protein sequence MNNNQKIYDTIILGMGPAGLTAALYLARAGLKIIVLGKKENSRLYSAHMVTNYFGLPEGIDGRFLLEKGLAQAKDAGAELKEEESVDIRKQENNFLISTSNNNYLGKSILFATGVKNISSLIKSEDKFVGRGIAFCVACDGLYFKDKKVVVIGEGDFAAREALELLEYTKDVNIYSDGKDFSISEDIKKQLEVKNINLYKDKIKEFIGDSKLESLMKNDGEEVDIDGVFIAKGMPKSSDLAYKLGLDTFNNYIQSTNNGETNIKGVFVAGDATGIGLQIGTAVGSAINASFSVVSYLKNGEFKQ from the coding sequence GTGAATAATAATCAAAAAATATATGATACAATTATTTTAGGTATGGGTCCAGCTGGTCTTACTGCCGCTCTATATTTAGCAAGAGCTGGTTTAAAGATAATAGTTTTAGGAAAAAAGGAAAACTCTAGGTTGTATAGTGCTCATATGGTGACAAACTATTTTGGCCTTCCAGAGGGTATTGATGGCCGATTTTTATTAGAAAAGGGCTTAGCTCAAGCTAAAGATGCCGGAGCCGAATTAAAGGAAGAGGAATCCGTAGATATAAGAAAGCAAGAAAATAATTTTTTGATTTCAACATCTAATAATAACTATCTTGGAAAAAGTATTTTATTTGCCACGGGCGTAAAAAATATTTCTAGTTTAATTAAGAGTGAAGATAAATTTGTAGGCAGAGGTATTGCTTTTTGTGTAGCGTGCGACGGCTTATATTTTAAAGATAAAAAAGTAGTTGTTATTGGGGAGGGTGATTTTGCAGCAAGGGAGGCTTTGGAGCTTTTAGAATATACCAAAGATGTTAATATTTATTCAGATGGAAAAGATTTTAGCATTAGTGAAGACATCAAAAAGCAGTTAGAGGTTAAAAACATTAATCTATATAAGGATAAAATTAAAGAATTTATTGGCGATAGTAAATTAGAAAGTTTGATGAAAAACGATGGAGAAGAAGTTGATATTGATGGTGTTTTTATTGCTAAGGGTATGCCTAAATCTTCAGACCTCGCCTATAAATTAGGTTTAGATACTTTTAATAATTATATTCAAAGCACTAATAATGGAGAAACTAATATTAAGGGTGTTTTTGTGGCAGGTGATGCGACGGGCATAGGCTTACAGATTGGTACAGCCGTAGGTTCGGCTATTAATGCATCATTTTCTGTAGTATCTTATCTCAAGAATGGAGAATTTAAACAATGA
- a CDS encoding ligand-binding protein SH3 — protein sequence MFFNLPPQIIIFLLSMLPVGEKVAIPVAIKVYGLSPWESFVITVIGSFIPTIAIVYLMGPISEFFSKRFIKVKKLFDWLFYHTRKRHTKYFDIFKELSLLVFVSIPSPITGPWGGALASFVFGIPPKKALPFIFGGCFISGIIITFLTQGATILFK from the coding sequence ATGTTTTTTAATCTACCCCCACAAATAATAATATTTTTACTTTCCATGCTTCCAGTAGGCGAGAAGGTCGCTATCCCTGTGGCTATTAAAGTATATGGTTTATCGCCTTGGGAATCTTTTGTTATAACAGTGATAGGTTCTTTTATACCTACTATTGCTATAGTTTATTTAATGGGTCCTATATCGGAATTTTTTTCTAAAAGGTTTATTAAGGTAAAGAAGTTATTTGATTGGCTTTTTTATCATACCAGGAAAAGGCATACTAAATATTTCGATATTTTTAAAGAATTATCATTATTAGTTTTTGTTTCTATACCTTCTCCTATAACTGGACCATGGGGAGGAGCCTTAGCTTCTTTTGTTTTCGGAATTCCTCCTAAAAAAGCCCTCCCTTTTATATTCGGAGGATGTTTCATATCAGGTATTATAATTACTTTTTTAACTCAAGGTGCTACAATTTTATTTAAATGA
- a CDS encoding 30S ribosomal protein S20 — MPIKKSAKKSVRKTKKRTIFNKKVKKTVKKVMKDTKKAISSGSKEVEDLARKAQKVLGKAVKSGVYHKNTAARKLSRLIKAKKSKTIKATEKKTKKEVS, encoded by the coding sequence ATGCCAATAAAAAAATCAGCAAAGAAAAGTGTTAGAAAAACAAAGAAACGTACCATTTTTAACAAAAAAGTTAAAAAGACAGTTAAGAAAGTAATGAAAGATACTAAGAAGGCTATTAGCTCTGGATCAAAAGAAGTAGAGGATTTAGCCAGGAAAGCCCAAAAAGTGTTAGGTAAAGCAGTTAAATCCGGTGTTTATCATAAGAATACAGCCGCAAGAAAATTAAGCAGGCTGATTAAAGCTAAAAAATCAAAGACCATAAAAGCAACCGAGAAAAAGACAAAAAAAGAGGTCTCCTAA
- a CDS encoding bifunctional DNA-formamidopyrimidine glycosylase/DNA-(apurinic or apyrimidinic site) lyase: MPELPEVQTIVQDLKTKISGHKILGVNSDWPKIIKKPDYEQFEKDIQGLIIEKIERRGKNIIIYLSRDKALIIHLKMTGHPLVSTCWEFTKEKLRKKSNEECKKPDPIEEDPQNRFVHLGFSLDKGKNLLLSDLRKFATVRLVDKTEIPLIFAKLGPDAMSEKLTFSDFKKVIQEQKRSIKQVLLDQEIIAGIGNIYSDEILFEARINPKESADKLTLPRLKKMYVAMKKILKEAIEKRGSSISDYRDTAGEKGFYTESRRVYKKEKEECPRKCGGSIKRVKIGGRSSYFCPFCQKN; this comes from the coding sequence ATGCCAGAATTACCAGAAGTACAAACAATAGTACAAGACTTAAAAACTAAAATATCAGGCCACAAAATTTTAGGAGTTAATTCAGATTGGCCTAAAATAATAAAAAAACCTGATTATGAACAGTTTGAAAAAGATATTCAAGGTTTAATCATTGAAAAAATTGAACGTAGGGGTAAAAATATCATAATATATTTATCGAGAGATAAGGCTTTAATTATACATCTTAAAATGACAGGCCATCCCCTAGTTTCAACTTGTTGGGAATTCACCAAAGAAAAGCTAAGAAAAAAAAGCAATGAAGAATGTAAAAAGCCGGATCCAATAGAAGAAGACCCTCAAAACCGTTTTGTACACTTAGGATTTAGCCTAGACAAAGGTAAAAATCTACTTTTATCGGATCTTAGAAAATTTGCCACAGTAAGACTTGTTGATAAAACAGAAATACCTTTGATATTTGCTAAACTAGGACCAGACGCGATGAGTGAAAAATTGACTTTCAGTGATTTTAAGAAAGTAATACAGGAACAAAAAAGAAGCATTAAACAGGTTCTTCTTGACCAAGAGATCATAGCAGGCATAGGTAATATTTATTCTGATGAAATATTATTCGAGGCGAGAATTAATCCCAAAGAGTCGGCTGACAAACTAACATTACCTAGATTAAAAAAAATGTATGTGGCAATGAAAAAAATACTAAAAGAAGCTATAGAAAAAAGAGGTTCCAGTATTTCTGATTATAGAGACACTGCCGGCGAAAAAGGTTTCTATACTGAAAGTAGAAGAGTATACAAAAAAGAAAAGGAAGAATGCCCAAGAAAGTGCGGTGGCAGTATTAAAAGAGTAAAAATAGGAGGTAGATCTTCCTATTTCTGCCCTTTTTGTCAAAAAAATTAG
- a CDS encoding glycosyl transferase family 2, with amino-acid sequence MYQKITAIIPAFNEEKNIGRVIDVLEKTQSIGLISEIIVVNDGSKDKTEMIARNKHVKLINLQENKGKAYAMAEGLKEAKGEFCLFIDGDLVNLKSTHIINLIKPLLINQEIMTVAKLVNGRLSTDIAQSLNTKCSGQRAAKKEIFIKIFKTIKNIGKVKYGIENIITDRSKNFKIGIYFVEWDGVSQSLKEEKWGLITGFVRRIRMYISMNLGHLRNIFYNLSKKIHYKRGL; translated from the coding sequence ATGTATCAAAAAATAACAGCTATAATTCCGGCTTTCAATGAAGAAAAAAATATTGGAAGAGTTATAGATGTTTTAGAAAAAACACAATCGATAGGATTAATATCAGAAATTATAGTTGTTAATGATGGCTCAAAAGACAAAACCGAAATGATAGCAAGAAATAAGCATGTAAAATTAATTAACCTCCAAGAAAACAAAGGCAAAGCCTATGCAATGGCAGAGGGACTAAAAGAAGCTAAGGGAGAGTTTTGTCTTTTTATTGATGGAGACTTAGTAAATCTTAAGAGTACACATATTATTAATTTAATAAAACCATTGCTAATTAACCAAGAAATTATGACAGTGGCTAAACTTGTAAATGGCAGGTTGTCAACAGATATTGCCCAAAGCTTAAATACTAAGTGCAGCGGACAAAGAGCCGCAAAAAAAGAAATATTTATAAAAATATTTAAGACAATAAAAAATATTGGAAAAGTAAAATATGGAATAGAAAATATTATTACTGATAGATCGAAAAATTTTAAAATAGGAATTTATTTTGTTGAGTGGGATGGAGTAAGCCAATCATTAAAAGAAGAAAAGTGGGGACTGATAACAGGTTTTGTAAGAAGAATTAGAATGTACATAAGTATGAACTTAGGTCATCTAAGAAATATATTTTATAATTTATCAAAAAAAATTCATTACAAAAGAGGCCTCTGA